A single region of the Enterobacter cloacae complex sp. R_G8 genome encodes:
- a CDS encoding fimbria/pilus outer membrane usher protein, with product MMRLHLLFFVLLFAMAESRAATQKTWVILNNLYKGAISFEVSASGPCLSQPLMEEWGVRDAVLSRLVWDAKGCLTPQSAEQFNLKYWYRPQAQLLTLLFPPDAISPQQNGVSTSRWDDGINALFINYRLDADNSQAQYDWEHSGTDATLSLDNGLNVGPWRLRYQNTFWREKEGQHGSYTNAMSLWRSITPLRSRVTLGDGNTSSNMFDSLAFRGASLASDEAMYPDSWRPYSPWINGYARTEAEVTIHQNGVRVYRIHVPPGPFTIRDFYPPDPNGNLEMTIQESDGTERTRLLPYSSMPNLVHQGLFSYELAAGRYKPFHGIDRDKDRFWQSTVSWGIARQVTVFAGLQQGEHYFSQVAGFGANLGLWGAFSGDVSAARYSQEAETLRGKVWRLRYAKAFFTTETSLTAQLQWYPRGEHYRSLEEKITRAELLRYGWDDDVTRRALRGQLELNQNFGEDSSLSLSWHGVKSREPDAGNTGATLSLNTTLHNVDVSVYGVYERYGKNPDETTVGINISVPLSLWGATSNVGYITELASRGEDSHGVNVYGSALSDYSLRYDLQATHTVHRNDELSANLGYQYNAGELNLSMVRGGTRRDYHADTSGSILVHADGVTLGQQLGSTAALVDVPDSPGIGFYNQFGSTTNARGELLVSYLTPWRVNRITVDSLSLPENTALDVTELESVPTDGAIVLLRFPQPVTD from the coding sequence ATGATGCGACTCCATCTTCTCTTTTTTGTGCTGCTTTTCGCCATGGCAGAGAGCCGCGCGGCCACCCAAAAGACGTGGGTGATCCTTAATAACCTCTACAAAGGGGCGATTTCGTTTGAGGTGTCTGCCTCGGGACCTTGCCTTAGTCAGCCTTTGATGGAGGAGTGGGGCGTGCGTGACGCGGTGCTTTCACGTCTGGTCTGGGATGCCAAAGGTTGCCTGACGCCGCAGTCTGCGGAGCAGTTCAACCTCAAATACTGGTACCGCCCACAAGCGCAACTGCTGACCCTTCTCTTCCCGCCAGACGCCATTAGCCCACAGCAGAACGGCGTCAGTACCAGTCGCTGGGATGATGGCATCAACGCACTGTTTATTAACTATCGTCTGGATGCGGATAACAGCCAGGCGCAGTACGACTGGGAGCATTCCGGTACTGACGCCACGCTGAGCCTGGACAATGGCCTTAATGTGGGTCCCTGGCGTTTGCGTTATCAAAACACCTTCTGGCGTGAAAAAGAGGGGCAACACGGTTCGTACACCAATGCGATGTCGCTCTGGCGCAGCATCACGCCGCTGCGTTCGCGTGTGACCCTGGGCGACGGCAATACCTCTTCAAATATGTTCGACAGCCTGGCGTTTCGCGGTGCATCACTCGCCAGTGACGAGGCGATGTACCCGGATAGCTGGCGACCCTATTCGCCCTGGATCAACGGCTATGCCCGCACAGAGGCGGAAGTCACCATTCATCAGAACGGGGTACGTGTTTACCGTATTCATGTCCCGCCCGGGCCGTTTACCATTCGCGATTTTTATCCGCCGGACCCAAACGGCAACCTGGAAATGACGATTCAGGAGAGCGATGGTACAGAGCGTACCCGCCTGCTGCCCTATTCCAGTATGCCCAATCTGGTGCATCAGGGACTCTTTAGCTACGAACTGGCCGCCGGTCGGTATAAGCCTTTTCACGGCATTGACAGGGACAAGGATCGCTTCTGGCAGAGTACGGTCTCGTGGGGGATTGCACGGCAGGTCACTGTGTTTGCCGGGCTGCAGCAAGGGGAGCACTATTTCAGCCAGGTCGCGGGTTTTGGCGCTAACCTGGGGCTGTGGGGGGCGTTTTCCGGCGATGTCAGCGCGGCTCGCTATTCGCAAGAGGCGGAGACGCTACGGGGCAAGGTGTGGCGTCTGCGCTATGCCAAAGCGTTCTTCACTACCGAAACCAGCCTCACCGCCCAGCTCCAGTGGTATCCACGTGGTGAGCATTACCGGTCGCTGGAAGAAAAAATTACGCGGGCGGAATTGCTGAGGTACGGCTGGGACGATGACGTCACCCGGCGGGCGCTGCGTGGACAGCTGGAGCTTAACCAGAATTTTGGTGAGGATTCCAGCCTGAGCCTGTCCTGGCACGGGGTGAAGTCACGTGAACCTGACGCGGGCAACACGGGGGCGACACTGAGCCTGAATACAACCTTACACAACGTGGATGTAAGTGTGTACGGCGTATACGAGCGCTACGGTAAAAACCCGGATGAAACCACCGTGGGTATCAACATCAGCGTGCCTTTATCCCTTTGGGGGGCGACGAGTAATGTCGGTTATATCACCGAGCTCGCCAGCCGGGGGGAAGATAGCCATGGGGTGAATGTGTATGGTTCAGCGTTAAGTGATTACAGCCTGCGTTACGATCTGCAGGCGACGCATACCGTACACCGCAATGATGAGCTCTCTGCGAATCTGGGCTATCAATACAACGCGGGCGAGCTGAACCTCAGTATGGTACGCGGGGGAACGCGCCGCGATTATCATGCCGACACCAGCGGCAGCATTCTGGTGCACGCTGACGGCGTGACGCTGGGTCAACAGCTCGGCAGCACCGCTGCGCTGGTGGACGTGCCGGACTCGCCGGGCATTGGCTTCTATAACCAGTTTGGCTCCACAACCAATGCCAGAGGTGAGCTGCTGGTGAGTTACTTAACGCCATGGCGGGTGAACCGCATTACGGTCGATAGCCTGAGCTTGCCGGAAAACACCGCGCTGGATGTGACGGAACTGGAATCGGTGCCCACCGATGGCGCGATCGTCCTGCTGCGTTTTCCCCAACCGGTAACGGATTGA
- a CDS encoding DUF1090 domain-containing protein — translation MKKLVSALAVIASVGMFTTAQAAESCSAKAAALEKEIRIAQQYGNTYKVNGLKKALAEVKAHCTPASVQADAQKEVKKLEKKLAEKREDIAEVQADLREAKAKGDSKKVAKYQRKLAEKQSDLSSIQQELSRARAALASLQK, via the coding sequence ATGAAAAAACTCGTATCCGCACTGGCCGTTATCGCATCTGTTGGTATGTTCACCACCGCCCAGGCGGCAGAAAGCTGTTCTGCGAAAGCCGCGGCACTGGAAAAAGAGATCCGTATTGCCCAGCAGTACGGTAATACCTATAAGGTCAACGGCCTGAAAAAAGCACTGGCCGAAGTGAAAGCGCACTGCACCCCGGCAAGCGTACAGGCTGATGCGCAAAAAGAGGTGAAGAAGCTGGAGAAGAAACTGGCCGAGAAGCGTGAAGATATTGCCGAGGTTCAGGCAGATCTGCGTGAAGCGAAAGCCAAAGGCGACAGCAAGAAAGTGGCAAAATACCAGCGCAAACTGGCTGAAAAACAGAGCGATCTGAGCAGCATTCAGCAAGAGCTGAGCCGTGCTCGCGCTGCGCTCGCCTCCCTGCAGAAATAA
- a CDS encoding ATP-binding protein, producing MRAVTFILLFCIAFTVCAAQPGESLRLLARSHEKVIEPGLSGSEWRWVREHRKIRLAVWEPMMPPYDITTGLNDYGGINADFTGLVAENLGLEIEVVRYPTYDDALSALRAGKADFMPQAGGSQQKQGLLLSVPYSDNIPVEVVNTDASPDEPVKRIAVSPVYSSSDVLARYPGAVIVNFSSTRHALEALAFRKIDLFFSDAITARYLASQSNLSNLSIRPVADTFEASGFSFAAMPKMAVWIAILNKMLMALPENAGVEIHRRWSGGIPLSLSEEPPRYTSLEHKWIKEHSRIRVAVAQDNAPIAFFNERGQLRGILADLLTALRLRTGFTFEIRRYPSQAAAFRAINRGEAELIAGVTQEGIWQADLLTTRTWLYNSWVMVGRALPGKEALQPRVVSLRGEAPDGWLGRQNSGQTAKVDTWWQGFNSVVKDKNDMMVVPLIIANAQLTRKEFASLKILASIDAEPLRFAFGASRQAWPLITILNKALINIPPEDLHALTRGSNTGNAFASVSTSALSITWLVTFTAAGLALLALVAGWIYRRRRIQQARIRKLIQTLRAAKQRAERARRGKSAFLATMSHEIRTPVSAIIGMLELVMKRPDHAPQNPQSIRVAWDAAQSLLLLIGNILDVERIASGRLVLRPERASLRNLIEGTVSQFEGLAAQKSLKLLLEMDTALKGDVLIDVMRFRQIVTNLLGNAIKFTDHGQVMLRAQPQWQDGEFMLLELAIADTGEGIDIATQQRLFQPFSQGESRTRAQGSGLGLYICRQLADMMEGDLTLNSVQGEGTTVTVTLRLPVMAALPEKEAGHAVPSGKRAALTIMVVDDNPVGRMLLTQQLEWLGHAVIQYDSPKMLIERLATRQPDVVITDCNMPEMSGYALSRIVNERYPDVTVFGMTADARESVRDEAREAGMRDCIFKPVTLVALENLLAPLAPSEKSPDALPCSITLPPALLDGEHLATFLDLQISVLEETLRDIALWRKDPGIPLKDALHRLRGGIQLLGMPALEARCLEQEQAADSGGIRQLEEDILALRSVLQRWRETGLQPGETVLQQNEDGRTA from the coding sequence GTGAGAGCCGTTACCTTTATCCTGCTTTTTTGTATTGCCTTTACCGTGTGCGCCGCGCAACCGGGGGAATCCCTTCGCCTGCTGGCGCGTAGCCATGAAAAGGTGATCGAGCCGGGACTCAGCGGCAGCGAATGGCGCTGGGTGCGCGAACACCGCAAAATCCGTCTGGCGGTCTGGGAGCCGATGATGCCCCCTTACGACATCACCACGGGGCTGAACGATTACGGTGGTATCAATGCGGATTTCACCGGGCTGGTGGCGGAAAACCTCGGTCTGGAGATCGAGGTGGTGCGTTATCCCACCTATGACGATGCTTTGTCAGCATTGCGGGCAGGTAAGGCGGATTTTATGCCTCAGGCAGGGGGTAGCCAGCAAAAACAGGGGCTGTTGCTGAGTGTGCCCTACAGCGACAACATCCCTGTTGAAGTGGTAAATACCGATGCCTCGCCCGATGAGCCGGTGAAACGGATCGCCGTTTCGCCTGTCTACAGCAGCAGCGACGTGCTGGCCCGTTATCCGGGGGCTGTCATTGTGAATTTCTCCTCCACGCGGCATGCGCTGGAGGCGCTGGCGTTTCGCAAAATCGATCTGTTCTTCAGCGATGCGATCACCGCGCGCTATCTGGCGAGTCAGTCAAATTTAAGCAATCTCAGTATTCGTCCGGTGGCGGACACGTTCGAGGCGTCGGGATTCTCGTTCGCTGCGATGCCAAAGATGGCGGTCTGGATCGCGATCCTCAACAAGATGCTGATGGCGCTGCCGGAGAACGCGGGCGTGGAGATCCACCGTCGCTGGAGCGGGGGGATCCCGCTCTCCCTGAGCGAAGAGCCACCGCGTTACACCTCGCTCGAACATAAATGGATCAAAGAACATTCCCGGATCCGCGTCGCGGTGGCGCAGGATAACGCCCCCATTGCCTTTTTCAACGAGCGCGGGCAGCTGCGCGGCATCCTGGCGGATCTGCTCACCGCGCTCCGCCTGCGTACCGGGTTTACCTTTGAAATCCGCCGTTATCCCAGCCAGGCCGCCGCCTTCAGGGCCATTAATCGCGGAGAGGCCGAGCTGATTGCAGGTGTCACGCAGGAGGGGATCTGGCAGGCGGATCTCCTCACTACCCGAACCTGGCTGTATAACTCCTGGGTTATGGTTGGACGCGCGCTGCCGGGCAAGGAGGCGCTTCAGCCCCGTGTGGTGAGCCTGCGCGGTGAAGCGCCTGATGGCTGGCTTGGCCGACAAAACAGTGGGCAGACGGCGAAGGTCGATACCTGGTGGCAGGGTTTTAACAGCGTGGTGAAGGATAAAAACGACATGATGGTGGTGCCGCTGATCATTGCCAACGCCCAACTCACCCGCAAAGAATTTGCCTCACTAAAAATTCTCGCCAGCATCGATGCCGAACCGTTGCGCTTTGCCTTTGGCGCATCGCGGCAGGCCTGGCCGTTGATCACCATTCTGAATAAAGCGCTGATCAACATCCCGCCGGAAGATCTCCATGCCCTGACGCGCGGCAGCAATACGGGCAATGCGTTTGCCTCGGTGTCGACGTCGGCGCTGTCGATAACGTGGTTGGTGACGTTCACCGCCGCCGGTCTGGCCTTGCTGGCGCTGGTGGCAGGATGGATCTACCGTCGGCGGCGCATCCAGCAGGCGCGCATCCGCAAGCTTATTCAGACGCTGCGTGCGGCGAAACAGCGCGCAGAGCGAGCCCGTCGGGGAAAAAGCGCCTTTCTGGCGACCATGAGCCATGAAATTCGCACGCCCGTCAGCGCCATTATCGGCATGCTGGAACTGGTGATGAAACGTCCCGACCATGCCCCGCAAAACCCGCAGTCGATACGGGTCGCCTGGGACGCGGCGCAGTCGCTGTTGCTGCTTATCGGGAATATCCTGGATGTGGAGCGTATTGCGTCCGGCCGTCTGGTGCTCCGCCCGGAGCGCGCCTCGCTTCGAAACCTGATTGAAGGAACGGTGTCGCAGTTTGAGGGGCTGGCGGCGCAGAAATCATTGAAGCTGCTGCTGGAAATGGATACCGCCCTGAAGGGGGACGTATTGATCGATGTGATGCGTTTTCGCCAGATCGTCACCAACCTGCTGGGCAACGCCATTAAATTCACCGACCACGGTCAGGTGATGCTGCGCGCGCAGCCGCAATGGCAGGACGGCGAGTTTATGCTGCTGGAGCTGGCAATAGCAGACACCGGCGAGGGGATTGATATCGCGACGCAACAGCGTCTGTTCCAGCCTTTTAGTCAGGGTGAGAGCCGTACCCGGGCGCAGGGCAGCGGGCTGGGGCTCTATATCTGTCGCCAGCTCGCGGACATGATGGAAGGGGATCTCACGCTGAATAGCGTGCAAGGTGAGGGGACGACGGTCACGGTGACGCTCAGGCTGCCCGTTATGGCCGCCCTGCCAGAGAAAGAGGCCGGGCATGCTGTCCCTTCCGGCAAACGCGCTGCGTTGACCATTATGGTGGTAGACGACAATCCGGTCGGACGGATGCTGCTTACCCAGCAGCTTGAGTGGCTGGGGCATGCCGTCATCCAGTACGACAGCCCGAAAATGCTGATCGAGCGCCTGGCAACCCGACAGCCGGACGTGGTGATCACCGACTGCAACATGCCCGAAATGAGCGGCTATGCCCTGTCGCGCATCGTCAATGAACGTTACCCGGATGTCACGGTGTTTGGCATGACGGCGGACGCGCGTGAATCCGTGCGGGATGAGGCGCGGGAAGCGGGCATGCGCGACTGTATCTTCAAGCCGGTCACGCTGGTTGCGCTGGAAAATCTGCTCGCCCCTCTTGCTCCATCCGAAAAATCACCGGATGCGTTACCTTGTTCCATCACGCTACCCCCAGCACTGCTGGACGGTGAGCATCTGGCAACGTTTCTGGATTTGCAGATAAGCGTGCTGGAGGAGACGCTGCGTGATATCGCGCTGTGGCGGAAGGACCCCGGTATACCCTTGAAGGACGCGCTGCACCGTCTGCGGGGCGGTATTCAACTGCTCGGTATGCCGGCGCTGGAAGCGCGCTGTCTGGAGCAGGAACAGGCTGCCGACAGCGGCGGCATCCGTCAGCTTGAGGAGGACATTCTGGCATTGAGGAGCGTATTACAGCGCTGGCGCGAGACGGGACTACAGCCGGGCGAGACCGTCCTACAGCAGAATGAGGACGGGCGTACAGCGTAA